One window from the genome of Gadus macrocephalus chromosome 7, ASM3116895v1 encodes:
- the tlcd3a gene encoding TLC domain-containing protein 3A: MLQVLACGVVVFPGLFFAFRRILPSIFKQWTDADVVLVSERLVSSIHAVMATTVGCIVVASCRGNVISDRHWLAPYFVIWYGVPYMAYDLYAMYLSHYYRFQVKGHEDYKRHSLSTVNSFVRKEFLLVLHHIALLTVLLPVTLFFRKDQGDFFVGCLFLTELSTPFVSMGKILIQLSLQDCRLHKANGGMVLLTFFACRIALFPYMYWMYGRHYGIPLYGVPFHLSLAANLGNSCILAPQVYWFVLLCRKGFRLYQRSRCRGDAPAPVRAAAAAAAVTDNTKGE, encoded by the exons ATGTTGCAAGTTCTGGCTTGCGGTGTCGTAGTTTTTCCCGGTCTCTTCTTCGCCTTTCGGAGAATACTCCCGTCCATTTTCAAACAGTGGACCGATGCAGACGTGGTTCTTGTCAGTGAGAG GCTGGTGTCCTCTATCCATGCCGTCATGGCCACCACGGTTGGGTGCATCGTGGTGGCATCGTGTCGGGGCAATGTCATTAGTGACAG ACACTGGCTGGCCCCCTACTTTGTCATCTGGTACGGTGTGCCCTACATGGCGTACGACCTCTACGCCATGTATCTCAGCCACTACTACCGCTTCCAGGTCAAAGGGCACGAGGACTACAAGAGGCATTCGCTGAGCACAGTTAACTCGTTTGTGCGCAAGGAGTTTCTGCTGGTGCTCCACCATATCGCCCTGCTCACTGTTCTGCTACCTGTCACTCTG TTCTTCAGGAAGGACCAGGGTGACTTCTTTGTCGGCTGCTTGTTCCTCACAGAGCTCAGCACACCCTTCGTCTCTATGGGAAAAATACTCATTCAG CTGAGTCTCCAGGACTGCCGGCTGCACAAGGCCAACGGCGGCATGGTGCTGCTCACCTTCTTCGCGTGCCGCATCGCCCTCTTCCCGTACATGTACTGGATGTACGGCCGCCACTACGGCATCCCCCTCTACGGCGTGCCCTTCCACCTGTCGCTGGCCGCCAACCTGGGCAACTCCTGCATCCTGGCGCCGCAGGTGTACTGGTTCGTGCTGCTCTGCCGCAAGGGCTTCCGCCTGTACCAGCGCAGCCGCTGCAGGGGCGACGCGCCCGCCCCCGtccgggccgccgccgccgccgccgccgtcacgGACAACACCAAAGGCGAGTGA